A window of the Lactobacillus amylovorus DSM 20531 genome harbors these coding sequences:
- a CDS encoding DUF1292 domain-containing protein encodes MAAQVNGDDEDRQITLIDDQGNEELYEVLFTFHSDDYDKSYVLLYPAAVGDDEDIEVQAFSYDADDAGDVTSSDLHEIESDDEWDMVQGVLNTFLDDDRLSGK; translated from the coding sequence ATGGCAGCACAAGTTAATGGTGACGATGAAGATCGTCAAATTACTTTGATCGACGATCAAGGTAATGAAGAATTGTATGAAGTATTATTTACTTTTCATTCTGATGATTATGACAAATCATACGTGCTTCTTTATCCAGCCGCTGTTGGCGATGATGAAGATATCGAAGTACAAGCTTTCAGTTACGATGCAGATGATGCAGGCGATGTAACAAGTAGTGATTTGCACGAAATCGAATCTGATGATGAGTGGGATATGGTCCAAGGAGTTTTGAATACTTTCTTAGACGATGACCGCTTGAGTGGTAAGTAA
- the ruvX gene encoding Holliday junction resolvase RuvX, producing MRLLGLDVGSKTVGVAVSDELGITAQKLETIQIDETKYNFGMHPLKKLVRQYDPEGFVLGLPKNMDGTSGSSVARSKAYGKRLEEKFGLPVYYSDERLTTIESRRVLVEDAGIHDRKKRKQVIDQMAAVLILQNYLDLHRKD from the coding sequence ATGCGATTATTAGGTCTAGATGTAGGTTCTAAAACCGTAGGGGTTGCTGTTAGCGATGAGCTAGGCATTACTGCACAAAAGTTAGAAACTATTCAAATTGATGAAACCAAATATAATTTTGGTATGCATCCCTTAAAGAAATTGGTAAGACAATATGATCCAGAAGGATTCGTATTGGGTTTGCCTAAGAATATGGATGGGACTTCAGGATCTTCTGTTGCACGAAGTAAGGCATATGGCAAACGACTTGAAGAAAAGTTTGGTTTACCTGTGTATTATTCTGATGAAAGATTAACAACAATTGAGTCACGGCGAGTACTTGTAGAAGATGCTGGTATTCATGACCGTAAGAAACGTAAACAAGTGATTGATCAGATGGCAGCGGTGCTCATCTTGCAAAATTATTTAGATTTACACCGAAAGGATTAA
- a CDS encoding IreB family regulatory phosphoprotein, giving the protein MSSLDKTMHFDFNQNKGKNVYDTLQDVYNALEEKGYNPINQIVGYLLSGDPAYIPRHNDARNLILKHERDEIIEELVKSYLGKNK; this is encoded by the coding sequence ATGAGTTCGCTAGATAAGACTATGCATTTTGACTTTAACCAGAATAAGGGGAAAAATGTTTATGATACTCTGCAAGATGTTTACAATGCGCTTGAAGAAAAGGGCTATAATCCTATCAACCAGATTGTAGGTTACTTACTTTCCGGCGATCCTGCTTATATTCCACGGCACAATGATGCCCGTAACTTGATTCTTAAGCACGAACGTGACGAGATTATTGAAGAACTTGTTAAGAGTTATCTTGGTAAGAATAAATAA
- the alaS gene encoding alanine--tRNA ligase has product MKKLNSSEFRQMFLDFFKEHGHMIMPSASLIPQDDPTLLWINSGVATMKKYFDGSVVPKNRRITSSQKSIRTNDIENVGKTARHQTFFEMLGNFSVGDYFRDEAIPWAWEFLTSPKWLGLPKDKLYCTVYPKDEDSFKVWVKAGMPADHIVKLEDNFWDIGEGPCGPDTEIFYDRGQENNDVAEDDPENFPGGENARYLEIWNIVFSQYNHLPNGKYVDQPHKNIDTGMGLERVLSILQDAPTNFETDLFLPIIHATEEMTDGKKYGENKEDTTAFKIIADHVRAVSFAIADGALPSNSGRGYVLRRLIRRADLNGQRLGIRGAFLYKLVPVVGKIMESHYPEVMDQRGFIENVIQNEEERFQSTLDTGLTLLDDLIDKAKNSKDKTISGKDAFKMFDTYGFPYELTFESAQDAGLKVDKKGFDAEMEAQKERARKARGDLQSMGRQDVTLMNIKDKSVFERDTYEEPHAKLLDIVVDDKLVDKADGEHATLVFDKTPFYAERGGQVADHGNIYSQDGELVAKVTDVQHAPNDQNLHFVDLILPVEKGKEYILKLDKERREGLRHSHSATHLLHAALRQVLGEHTHQAGSLVDPDYLRFDFTALEPMTQREIKTVEKLVNQKIWEAIQVKTTITTPEEGEKMGALALFNGKYGDKVRVVQMGDFSSEFCGGTHVDNTNQIGIFKITSESAVGAGMRRIEAVTSKKAYEYLAERSSLLDNIQEYVKATKPDNIIDKIDSLESDLHDSQKQVEALTKKINQAKAGQIFDNVKQAGDLTVISAIADVNNMNDLRELADNWRSGNKSDVLVLAANNDGKANMIISLDQKALDKGLKAGDLIKIAAPIFGGGGGGRPNMAQAGGKKPEGLNDAIKAVIDEISKN; this is encoded by the coding sequence ATGAAGAAACTAAATAGTTCAGAGTTTCGTCAAATGTTCTTAGACTTCTTCAAAGAACATGGTCACATGATTATGCCTAGTGCATCACTTATTCCACAAGATGACCCAACTCTTTTGTGGATTAACTCTGGTGTTGCTACGATGAAGAAATACTTCGATGGTTCAGTTGTACCAAAGAACCGCAGAATTACTTCTTCACAAAAATCTATCAGAACTAACGATATTGAAAACGTTGGTAAAACTGCTCGTCACCAAACTTTCTTTGAAATGCTTGGTAACTTCTCAGTAGGTGACTACTTCAGAGATGAAGCTATTCCTTGGGCATGGGAATTCTTAACTAGTCCTAAGTGGTTAGGTTTACCAAAGGATAAATTATACTGTACTGTTTATCCAAAAGATGAAGATTCATTCAAGGTTTGGGTAAAAGCTGGTATGCCAGCAGACCACATTGTAAAACTTGAAGATAACTTCTGGGATATTGGTGAAGGTCCATGTGGTCCTGATACTGAAATCTTCTACGACCGTGGTCAAGAAAACAACGATGTTGCTGAAGACGATCCAGAAAACTTCCCTGGTGGTGAAAATGCTCGTTACCTTGAAATTTGGAACATCGTATTTTCACAATACAACCACTTGCCAAATGGTAAGTACGTTGATCAACCACACAAGAACATCGATACTGGTATGGGTCTTGAACGTGTACTTTCAATTTTGCAAGATGCACCAACTAACTTTGAAACTGACTTATTCTTGCCAATTATTCATGCAACTGAAGAAATGACTGATGGCAAGAAGTACGGTGAAAACAAAGAAGACACTACTGCATTCAAGATTATTGCTGACCACGTTCGTGCTGTAAGTTTTGCTATTGCTGATGGTGCTCTTCCATCAAACTCAGGCCGTGGTTATGTTTTACGTCGTTTGATCCGTCGTGCTGACTTGAACGGTCAACGTTTGGGTATTAGGGGTGCCTTCCTTTACAAGCTTGTACCAGTTGTAGGTAAGATCATGGAAAGTCACTACCCAGAAGTAATGGATCAACGTGGCTTCATCGAAAACGTTATTCAAAACGAAGAAGAAAGATTCCAATCAACTCTTGATACTGGTTTGACTTTGCTTGACGACTTAATCGACAAGGCTAAGAACTCAAAGGACAAGACCATTTCAGGTAAGGATGCCTTCAAGATGTTCGATACTTACGGCTTCCCATACGAATTAACTTTTGAATCAGCTCAAGATGCTGGCCTTAAGGTTGACAAGAAGGGCTTCGATGCTGAAATGGAAGCTCAAAAGGAACGTGCACGTAAAGCTCGTGGTGACCTTCAATCAATGGGTCGTCAAGATGTAACCTTGATGAACATTAAGGACAAGTCAGTATTTGAACGTGATACTTACGAAGAACCACATGCTAAGTTGCTTGATATCGTTGTTGACGATAAGTTAGTCGACAAGGCTGATGGAGAACACGCAACTTTAGTATTTGATAAGACTCCATTCTACGCAGAACGTGGTGGTCAAGTTGCCGATCATGGTAACATTTATAGCCAAGATGGCGAACTTGTTGCTAAGGTTACTGACGTTCAACACGCTCCTAACGACCAAAACTTACACTTCGTTGACCTTATTTTGCCTGTAGAAAAGGGTAAGGAATACATATTGAAGCTTGATAAGGAACGTCGTGAAGGTCTTCGTCACTCTCACTCAGCAACCCACCTTCTTCACGCAGCCCTTCGTCAAGTATTGGGTGAACACACTCACCAAGCAGGTTCATTAGTTGATCCTGATTACTTGAGATTTGATTTCACTGCTTTGGAACCAATGACTCAACGTGAAATCAAGACTGTTGAAAAATTAGTAAACCAAAAGATTTGGGAAGCTATTCAAGTTAAGACTACTATCACTACACCTGAAGAAGGTGAAAAGATGGGTGCCTTAGCATTGTTCAACGGTAAGTACGGTGACAAGGTTCGTGTCGTACAAATGGGTGACTTCTCATCTGAATTCTGTGGTGGTACTCACGTAGACAACACTAACCAAATCGGTATTTTCAAGATCACTTCTGAATCAGCTGTTGGTGCAGGTATGCGTAGAATTGAAGCCGTAACTTCAAAGAAGGCTTATGAATACTTAGCAGAACGTTCAAGCTTGCTTGATAACATTCAAGAATATGTTAAGGCAACTAAGCCAGACAACATTATTGATAAGATTGACTCACTTGAAAGTGACCTTCACGATAGCCAAAAGCAAGTTGAAGCTTTGACTAAGAAGATCAACCAAGCTAAGGCTGGTCAAATCTTTGACAATGTAAAGCAAGCTGGCGATTTGACTGTAATCTCAGCTATTGCAGATGTAAACAACATGAATGACTTGCGTGAACTTGCCGACAACTGGAGGAGTGGCAACAAGTCAGATGTTTTGGTATTAGCTGCTAATAACGATGGCAAGGCTAACATGATCATCAGCTTGGACCAAAAGGCATTAGACAAGGGTCTTAAAGCCGGCGACTTGATCAAGATTGCTGCCCCAATCTTTGGTGGCGGCGGCGGTGGTCGTCCAAACATGGCTCAAGCCGGTGGTAAGAAACCAGAAGGTTTGAATGACGCTATTAAAGCTGTTATTGACGAAATTTCTAAGAACTAA
- a CDS encoding DEAD/DEAH box helicase, with protein sequence MNNIFEDSRIKPAVQAGLKKIHFEKPTKVQEKVIPAMLSDLSVVVQAATGSGKTHAYLVPIFNEIDEAAHTVQAIITLPSRELADQLYQVARELRKASGVNFSIAHLAGGTDRERQLEKYQNNTPQLVIATPGRLLDFVQKKVFAVDQVKTFVIDEADMTLDMGFLADIDQVATKLPKDVQIAAFSATIPVKLSNFLRKYMAHPDQIVIDNPSVIAPTIKNDLIDIGSKNRKSVLYKLLTMGQPYLALVFANTKQTVDELTKYLQDQGLKVAKIHGGVTERERKRTLRQVEQGQYQYVVASDLAARGLDIDGVSLVINYEIPRDIEFVIHRIGRTGRNGLSGHAITLIREEEMNRIEELEKMGVHFDFVEIKNGELVPRKHYCSRENRQSKNRKLDTKLVGYVKKEKRKRKPGYKKKIKRAIAEDNRQKRKLEQRHEIRKAKRQRKRRREQGR encoded by the coding sequence ATGAATAATATTTTTGAAGATTCCAGAATTAAGCCTGCCGTTCAAGCCGGTTTAAAGAAGATTCACTTTGAAAAGCCAACTAAGGTGCAGGAAAAGGTTATTCCTGCAATGCTTTCTGATTTAAGCGTAGTAGTTCAAGCTGCTACAGGATCAGGTAAGACACATGCATATTTGGTGCCAATTTTTAATGAAATTGATGAAGCTGCTCATACTGTGCAAGCAATTATTACTTTGCCTAGTCGTGAATTAGCTGATCAACTTTATCAAGTAGCACGTGAACTTAGAAAAGCTTCAGGGGTGAACTTTTCAATTGCTCACTTGGCTGGCGGAACTGACAGAGAACGTCAACTTGAAAAGTACCAAAATAATACGCCACAGTTAGTAATTGCGACACCTGGTCGACTTTTGGACTTTGTACAAAAGAAAGTTTTTGCAGTAGATCAAGTGAAGACCTTTGTCATCGATGAAGCTGATATGACGTTAGACATGGGCTTTTTAGCAGATATCGATCAAGTAGCCACTAAATTGCCTAAGGACGTTCAAATTGCAGCCTTCTCAGCTACAATTCCAGTTAAGTTGTCTAACTTTTTGCGTAAATACATGGCTCACCCTGACCAAATCGTCATTGATAACCCAAGCGTAATTGCACCAACGATTAAGAATGACTTAATCGATATTGGTTCTAAGAACCGCAAGAGCGTTTTGTACAAGTTGCTTACGATGGGCCAACCATATTTGGCTTTAGTCTTTGCCAATACTAAACAAACTGTTGATGAATTGACCAAGTACTTGCAAGATCAAGGCTTAAAAGTAGCCAAGATTCACGGCGGAGTTACCGAAAGAGAAAGAAAAAGAACTCTGCGTCAGGTTGAACAAGGTCAATATCAATACGTTGTAGCCAGCGATTTAGCTGCTCGTGGCCTAGATATCGATGGGGTTAGTTTGGTCATTAACTACGAAATTCCACGTGATATTGAATTCGTTATTCACCGAATTGGTAGAACTGGTCGAAATGGTTTATCAGGTCATGCTATTACCTTGATTCGTGAAGAAGAAATGAACCGCATTGAAGAACTTGAAAAGATGGGTGTTCACTTTGACTTTGTCGAAATTAAGAATGGCGAACTTGTACCACGTAAGCACTACTGCAGTCGTGAAAATCGTCAAAGCAAGAACCGCAAGCTTGATACCAAGTTAGTTGGCTATGTTAAGAAAGAAAAGAGAAAGCGTAAGCCAGGCTACAAGAAGAAGATCAAGCGTGCAATTGCCGAAGACAATCGTCAAAAGCGCAAGCTTGAACAACGTCATGAAATTAGGAAAGCTAAACGACAAAGAAAGCGTCGTAGAGAGCAAGGGCGTTGA
- a CDS encoding DHH family phosphoesterase has translation MSSFDDIYEKILQYPTIILHRHTSPDPDAIGSQAGLARAIMEKFPDKRVLCAGENDEGDLAWINHMDQVKATDYEGALVITTDTANTPRISNKLYNKGDFLIKIDHHPDVDPYADMSYVDPDAPAACQIIVDFLNAEDFKITKEIAYPLYAGIVGDTGRFMYPETSEHTFKVAAQLASTGIDITEIARNIADVTFDEAKLQALAMDKMEIDPVGAAYTILTQDDLKKLVLTDDQSNVAVSTPGRIKDVLAWNVFVEKPDGTYRVHYRSKGPIINELAAKHDGGGHALASGANAKDLDEVKQIFAEVVEVTKKYKEDHE, from the coding sequence ATGAGTAGTTTTGATGACATTTACGAAAAAATCTTACAATATCCAACTATTATCTTGCACCGTCACACTAGTCCAGACCCAGATGCAATTGGCTCACAAGCTGGATTAGCTCGTGCAATTATGGAAAAGTTTCCAGACAAGCGTGTGCTTTGTGCTGGTGAAAACGACGAAGGCGATCTTGCTTGGATCAACCACATGGACCAAGTTAAGGCTACTGATTATGAAGGTGCTTTGGTAATCACTACTGATACTGCCAATACACCAAGAATTTCTAACAAGCTTTACAACAAGGGTGATTTCTTGATTAAGATTGACCACCACCCAGATGTTGATCCATACGCAGACATGAGCTACGTTGATCCAGATGCTCCTGCAGCTTGCCAAATCATTGTTGATTTCTTAAACGCTGAAGATTTTAAGATTACTAAGGAAATTGCTTACCCACTTTACGCAGGTATTGTAGGTGACACTGGCCGCTTTATGTACCCTGAAACTTCAGAACACACCTTTAAGGTAGCTGCTCAACTTGCTTCAACTGGGATTGATATTACTGAAATCGCTAGAAACATTGCCGATGTAACCTTTGATGAAGCTAAGCTTCAAGCACTTGCAATGGACAAGATGGAAATTGACCCAGTTGGTGCAGCTTACACTATTTTGACTCAAGACGACCTTAAGAAGTTAGTGTTAACTGATGATCAATCTAACGTAGCAGTATCAACTCCAGGCCGCATTAAAGATGTTTTGGCTTGGAACGTCTTTGTAGAAAAGCCAGATGGCACTTACCGTGTACACTACCGTTCAAAGGGCCCAATTATTAATGAACTTGCTGCTAAGCATGATGGTGGTGGCCATGCTCTTGCAAGTGGTGCCAACGCCAAGGATTTGGACGAAGTAAAGCAAATCTTTGCGGAAGTCGTTGAAGTAACTAAGAAGTATAAAGAAGATCATGAATAA
- the dinB gene encoding DNA polymerase IV — protein MNKENLLPQNDIHRRIIHLDMDAFYASVETRRHPEYKDKALIVGQDPCENNGHGVVATCNYVARKYGVHSAMASIQAVRLVPKDKLVFVAPDFKTYRSVSAQIHSFMHDITDRVESVALDEAYLDVTHNKLGEESTVKLALDLQKRIRKEVGLNSSFGVSYNKFLAKMGSEYAKPFGRTVILPSEAKQFLGMQKIEKFPGIGPKTQEQLHELGVYTGADLQQVDVLVLLNKFKKMGYILAQHARGIDLNPVVTDSEVNRKSIGIERTYEPAIFTQDEALSRIRVYCDYLEKELKKRNFHASTIVLKIRNNNFDTVTKRRKLAKPSDDRFDFYEVARELFESTHGFLEDGIRLLGVTATDFKKENYQAINLFDY, from the coding sequence ATGAATAAAGAAAATTTATTACCGCAAAATGACATCCATCGCCGGATTATTCATCTGGATATGGATGCTTTTTACGCTTCAGTGGAAACTAGAAGACATCCAGAATATAAAGATAAAGCGCTGATTGTAGGACAAGATCCATGTGAGAATAATGGGCACGGCGTAGTGGCAACTTGTAATTATGTTGCGCGTAAATATGGGGTCCACTCAGCAATGGCTAGTATTCAGGCTGTGCGTTTGGTTCCCAAGGATAAGCTAGTTTTTGTAGCACCTGATTTTAAAACTTACCGTAGCGTTTCGGCTCAGATTCATTCTTTTATGCATGATATTACTGACAGAGTAGAATCAGTTGCACTTGATGAAGCGTATCTTGACGTAACTCATAATAAATTGGGTGAGGAATCAACTGTTAAGTTAGCGCTTGATTTACAAAAAAGGATTAGAAAAGAAGTAGGGTTAAATTCATCTTTTGGCGTTTCCTACAATAAATTTTTAGCCAAGATGGGCTCAGAATATGCCAAGCCGTTTGGCCGTACCGTGATTTTACCAAGTGAGGCTAAACAATTTTTAGGGATGCAAAAAATCGAGAAGTTTCCGGGTATTGGCCCTAAAACGCAGGAACAATTGCATGAGCTGGGTGTTTATACAGGTGCCGATTTGCAGCAAGTTGATGTACTGGTTTTGCTTAATAAGTTTAAAAAGATGGGTTATATTTTGGCCCAACATGCGCGTGGCATCGATTTAAATCCGGTAGTGACCGATTCAGAGGTCAACCGAAAATCAATTGGCATCGAGCGTACCTATGAACCAGCGATTTTCACTCAAGATGAAGCTCTCAGCAGAATTCGCGTTTATTGTGATTATTTAGAAAAAGAATTAAAAAAGCGCAACTTTCACGCTTCTACGATTGTTTTGAAAATCCGCAATAATAATTTTGATACGGTTACGAAACGGAGGAAATTGGCAAAGCCCTCTGACGATCGTTTTGATTTTTATGAGGTAGCTAGAGAATTATTTGAGAGTACACATGGCTTTCTAGAAGATGGTATTCGTTTGTTAGGCGTAACAGCGACGGACTTTAAAAAAGAAAATTATCAGGCAATTAATTTGTTCGATTATTAA
- the zwf gene encoding glucose-6-phosphate dehydrogenase, which produces MKNIPVIMIIFGGSGDLAHRKLYPSLFNLYEQGLIHDNFAVIGTARRPWSHEYLREQVSDAIHETHDQVDENEVKAFASHFYYQSHDVTNVEHYVTLKKLAQELDDRYSAQGNCLFYMAMAPRFFGTIATHINDQHLTGSGFNRIVVEKPFGHDLVSAEQLNKEITASFDENDIFRIDHYLGKEMIQNIMPMRFTNPLIKNIWSGEYIKNIQITLAERLGVEARGGYYDTSGALRDMVQNHIFQIITLLAMPEPKDLSSDSVHQAKQELLKSLIIPTPEEVKKNFVRGQYLGSDTTFAYKKEPNVDPDSTTETYVAGKTKFTSGPIAGVPIYFRTGKEFKEKKTRIDIVLKHINNPYGQAHSNNITIEVDPESKIYITINGKKIDEPGIRREDLTYAFSKEEMAKVPDGYERLLHDVFVNDSTNFTHWSELKRYWEFIDAVEDAWQKENEAGNPEIAQYLPYRMGPKEADNIFESPTEHWIYE; this is translated from the coding sequence ATGAAAAATATCCCAGTTATAATGATTATTTTTGGTGGTAGTGGTGACTTAGCTCACCGTAAGCTTTACCCATCCTTGTTTAATTTATATGAACAAGGTTTGATCCATGACAACTTTGCAGTCATTGGTACTGCACGTCGTCCATGGTCACATGAGTATTTACGTGAACAAGTTTCAGATGCTATTCACGAAACTCATGATCAAGTAGATGAAAACGAAGTAAAGGCATTTGCTAGTCACTTCTATTACCAATCTCACGATGTTACTAATGTTGAACACTATGTAACTTTGAAGAAATTGGCTCAAGAACTTGATGATCGCTACTCAGCTCAGGGCAACTGTCTATTTTACATGGCTATGGCACCAAGATTCTTTGGTACAATTGCCACTCATATCAATGATCAACACTTAACCGGTAGCGGCTTTAACCGTATCGTAGTTGAAAAGCCATTTGGTCATGATTTAGTTTCAGCTGAACAATTAAATAAAGAAATTACCGCCTCATTTGATGAAAATGATATTTTCAGAATCGACCACTACTTAGGCAAGGAAATGATTCAAAATATTATGCCAATGCGCTTTACCAACCCATTGATTAAGAATATCTGGTCAGGCGAATACATTAAGAATATTCAAATTACTTTGGCAGAACGTTTAGGTGTAGAAGCACGTGGTGGTTACTACGATACTTCAGGCGCTTTGCGTGATATGGTTCAAAACCACATCTTCCAAATCATTACTTTGCTTGCAATGCCAGAACCTAAGGACTTGTCATCAGACAGCGTTCACCAAGCTAAGCAAGAATTGCTCAAGAGTTTAATTATTCCAACTCCAGAAGAAGTTAAGAAGAACTTTGTAAGAGGCCAATACTTAGGCAGCGATACTACTTTTGCTTACAAGAAAGAACCTAATGTTGATCCTGATTCAACTACTGAAACTTATGTAGCTGGTAAGACTAAGTTTACAAGTGGCCCAATTGCTGGCGTGCCAATTTACTTCAGAACTGGTAAGGAATTTAAGGAAAAGAAGACCAGAATTGATATTGTTTTAAAGCATATCAATAATCCATATGGTCAAGCTCATTCAAACAACATTACGATTGAAGTTGATCCTGAAAGTAAGATTTATATCACTATCAATGGTAAGAAGATTGACGAACCAGGTATTCGTCGTGAAGATTTAACCTACGCCTTTTCAAAGGAAGAAATGGCTAAGGTGCCAGATGGTTATGAACGTTTGCTTCATGATGTATTTGTTAACGATTCAACCAACTTCACTCACTGGAGCGAATTGAAGCGTTACTGGGAATTCATTGATGCTGTTGAAGATGCATGGCAAAAAGAAAACGAAGCAGGCAATCCAGAAATTGCGCAATACTTGCCATACAGAATGGGTCCAAAGGAAGCAGACAATATCTTTGAATCACCAACTGAACATTGGATTTATGAATAA
- the yajC gene encoding preprotein translocase subunit YajC: MNTVFLANAGGAAGNNWMMIILFIILIGFTYFGMIRPQKKQQQQRLQMMDKLKKGDEVILVDGLHAKIDKINSDKTVVVDADGIYLTFERMAIRRVLPAAAKPAAPAEAAKPAEAAKPAEPAKPASSDEAKKEDK, translated from the coding sequence TTGAATACTGTATTTTTAGCAAACGCTGGCGGTGCTGCCGGCAACAACTGGATGATGATCATCTTATTCATTATTTTGATTGGTTTTACTTACTTTGGTATGATCCGTCCACAAAAGAAGCAACAACAACAAAGATTGCAAATGATGGATAAGTTGAAGAAGGGCGACGAAGTTATTTTAGTAGACGGTTTGCACGCAAAGATTGACAAGATCAACAGTGATAAGACTGTTGTTGTTGATGCAGACGGCATTTACTTAACTTTCGAAAGAATGGCTATTCGTCGTGTATTGCCAGCTGCTGCTAAGCCAGCAGCTCCAGCCGAAGCCGCAAAGCCAGCCGAAGCTGCTAAACCAGCAGAACCAGCTAAGCCTGCTTCTTCAGATGAAGCTAAAAAAGAAGATAAATAA
- the ruvB gene encoding Holliday junction branch migration DNA helicase RuvB: MAEKDDAVTSGQVEGSEEEAMELSLRPQTLDQYLGQERVKKEMSIYIKAAKQRDEALDHVLLYGPPGLGKTTLAFVIANELGVNLKSTSGPAIEKAGDLVALLSDLDPGDVLFIDEIHRLAKPVEEVLYSAMEDYYIDIVIGEGQTTHAVHVPLPPFTLIGATTLAGQLSAPLRDRFGIVEHMQYYTVDELEKIVQRSSDVFHTSIAPEAANELARRSRGTPRVANRLLKRVRDFAEVKGEKTISLATTENALKQLQVDDEGLDQTDRKLLRTMIEGYNGGPVGIRTLAANIGEDMETIESLYEPYLLQHGFILLTPRGRMVTDKAYLQLGLPIPGDK, translated from the coding sequence GTGGCAGAAAAAGATGATGCAGTAACTTCAGGACAAGTTGAAGGCTCTGAAGAAGAAGCAATGGAATTATCTTTGAGACCGCAAACTTTGGACCAGTATTTGGGCCAAGAGCGTGTTAAAAAAGAAATGTCCATTTATATTAAAGCCGCAAAACAACGTGATGAGGCATTAGATCACGTTTTGCTATATGGACCACCGGGTTTAGGTAAGACGACATTAGCTTTTGTAATTGCCAATGAATTGGGCGTTAACTTAAAGAGTACTAGTGGCCCGGCAATTGAAAAAGCCGGCGATTTGGTAGCATTGCTATCTGATCTTGATCCAGGCGATGTCTTATTTATCGATGAAATTCATCGTCTTGCTAAACCGGTTGAGGAAGTCCTTTATTCCGCAATGGAGGACTACTACATTGATATCGTAATTGGTGAAGGGCAAACTACGCACGCAGTTCACGTGCCGCTTCCACCATTTACTTTAATTGGGGCAACGACACTTGCTGGACAGTTATCTGCTCCTTTGCGTGACCGTTTTGGAATCGTGGAGCACATGCAGTATTACACTGTTGACGAATTGGAAAAGATTGTGCAACGTTCAAGCGATGTTTTCCATACTTCAATTGCGCCAGAGGCTGCGAATGAACTAGCTCGTCGTTCACGCGGAACGCCCCGTGTAGCTAATCGCTTGTTAAAGCGTGTACGTGATTTTGCGGAAGTAAAAGGCGAAAAGACGATCTCGCTTGCCACTACCGAAAATGCATTAAAGCAGCTGCAGGTTGACGATGAAGGGCTAGATCAAACTGACCGTAAATTGTTAAGAACCATGATTGAGGGCTATAATGGTGGCCCTGTTGGTATTAGAACTTTGGCCGCAAATATTGGTGAGGATATGGAGACGATTGAGTCACTCTATGAACCATATTTGCTTCAACATGGTTTTATTTTATTAACGCCCCGTGGCAGAATGGTGACCGATAAGGCATATTTACAGTTAGGTTTGCCTATTCCGGGTGATAAATAG
- the ruvA gene encoding Holliday junction branch migration protein RuvA: protein MYEYFEGIISVITPSYIVVDVNGVGYKVYSPTPFAYTQGQKAKVYIEQVVRDTGITLYGFQSQDDKGLFLKLLSVSGIGPKSAMAIMAAEDSNSLAEAIEQGEVKYLTRFPGVGKKTASQIVLDLKGKLGDYVARLDRKDNDEEISPALNDALLALIALGYTQKEVDRITPKLIEVDADTADQYIKKGLALLLKK from the coding sequence ATGTATGAATATTTTGAAGGAATAATTTCCGTCATTACGCCAAGCTATATCGTAGTAGATGTTAACGGAGTGGGCTATAAGGTGTATAGTCCAACGCCATTTGCTTATACTCAAGGACAAAAGGCCAAGGTTTATATCGAACAAGTTGTGCGTGATACCGGCATTACTTTATATGGTTTCCAGAGTCAAGATGACAAAGGACTTTTCCTTAAGTTGCTTAGTGTAAGCGGCATTGGTCCTAAGAGTGCCATGGCAATTATGGCAGCCGAAGACAGCAATTCCTTAGCTGAAGCAATTGAACAAGGTGAAGTTAAATACTTAACTCGCTTCCCTGGTGTGGGCAAAAAGACCGCCTCACAGATTGTGCTTGATCTAAAGGGGAAGTTAGGCGACTACGTTGCTCGTCTTGATCGTAAGGATAACGATGAAGAAATTTCTCCAGCATTAAATGATGCATTATTAGCATTAATTGCTTTGGGCTATACCCAAAAAGAAGTTGACCGTATTACGCCTAAGTTAATCGAGGTCGATGCCGATACAGCAGATCAATATATTAAAAAAGGTTTAGCATTGCTGCTTAAGAAGTAG